One window of Oncorhynchus kisutch isolate 150728-3 unplaced genomic scaffold, Okis_V2 Okis05a-Okis16b_hom, whole genome shotgun sequence genomic DNA carries:
- the LOC116359823 gene encoding gamma-crystallin M3-like, with protein MTMGKIIFYEDRNFQGRSYETSSDCPELTSYLSRCNSCRVESGCFMVYDRSNFQGNQYFVRRGEYGDYQRMGMSDCIRSCRNIPMHSGQFRMRIYERENFGGQMHEMMDDCENMMDRYRMSDCQSCNVMDGHWLMYEQPNYRGRQMYLKPGEYRNLSNMGGSMSNMRWQSMRRIMDSC; from the exons ATGACCATGGGAAAG ATCATCTTCTACGAGGACAGGAACTTCCAGGGTCGTTCCTATGAGACCAGCTCAGACTGCCCTGAGTTGACCTCCTACCTGAGCAGGTGCAACTCCTGCAGGGTGGAGAGCGGCTGCTTCATGGTGTACGACCGCTCCAACTTCCAGGGAAACCAGTACtttgtgaggagaggagagtatgGTGACTACCAGCGTATGGGCATGTCTGACTGCATTAGGTCCTGCCGTAACATCCCCATG CACAGTGGCCAGTTCAGGATGAGGATCTACGAGAGGGAAAACTTTGGAGGCCAGATGCACGAGATGATGGACGACTGTGAGAACATGATGGACCGTTACCGTATGTCCGACTGCCAGTCCTGCAATGTGATGGACGGCCACTGGCTCATGTACGAGCAGCCCAACTACAGAGGCAGGCAGATGTACCTGAAGCCTGGAGAGTACAGGAACCTCAGCAACATGGGGGGAAGCATGAGCAACATGAGATGGCAGTCTATGAGGCGTATCATGG
- the LOC116359822 gene encoding gamma-crystallin M3-like, with translation MNGKIIFYEDRNFQGCSYECSSDCSELSSHLNRCNSCRVESGMFMVYDRPNYMGHQYFLRRGEYPEYQHMLGFNDCIRSCRMIPQHMGQFRMRIYEKENFGGQMHEVMEDCDSIQERYHMPEMQSCNVMDGHWVMYEQPQFRGMQTYLRPGEYRNTREMGMGNDEMRFQSMRRISSDAAF, from the exons ATGAACGGAAAG ATCATCTTCTACGAAGACAGGAACTTCCAGGGCTGCTCCTATGAGTGCAGCAGCGACTGCTCCGAGCTCTCCTCCCACCTGAACAGGTGCAACTCCTGCAGGGTGGAGAGTGGCATGTTCATGGTGTACGACCGGCCCAACTAcatgggccaccagtacttcctgaGGAGGGGAGAGTACCCTGAGTACCAGCACATGTTAGGCTTCAACGACTGCATCAGGTCTTGTCGTATGATCCCCCAG CACATGGGCCAGTTCAGGATGAGGATCTACGAGAAGGAGAACTTCGGAGGCCAGATGCACGAGGTGATGGAAGACTGTGACTCCATCCAGGAGCGTTACCATATGCCCGAGATGCAGTCCTGCAACGTGATGGACGGCCACTGGGTCATGTACGAGCAGCCCCAATTCAGAGGCATGCAGACCTACCTGAGGCCTGGAGAGTACAGGAACACGAGAGAGATGGGAATGGGAAATGATGAAATGAGGTTCCAGTCCATGAGGCGCATCAGCAGCGATGCTGCCTTTTAA